One Candidatus Binatia bacterium DNA window includes the following coding sequences:
- a CDS encoding endo-1,4-beta-xylanase, translating to MLRVLLPIPLILLLSPALGHADDAALAACGAAKVHAMARACSDLLSAEARLLATGNAEGKVRRLAKVRGRIVETWAKAEAQAPDSRCATFTASPDGAVDFVDSVVSEILSSVPVASCGAKLGRRLRRHCRNAVELEVDELLAPAGAADERTKVIGRIRTLLSRRWPVKGCGTGPDANEVTRALFRLAGAAAGQGTTRGIRELADQVGLSIGVAIEPGEVATDPDYQSALVRESNSLTAENVMKWGPTQPGPTQFSFAGADQIMALADAERMRVRGHTLVWGALQLPSYVQNASTAAELRGYMSDHIAGVIGQYAGRIAQWDVVNEPLRSTVDPATPDGLDDNIFTQLIGPGYIAEALHLARAADPTAGLFVNENGIAVPGPRQDRFYQLIVDLLAAGAPLDGVGLQAHVGLTPLSAYPTRDVVETSVRRFADLGLDVEITELDATVLFRPPDLALAFAIQGQDYRAYADGCFAVPRCTGITTWGLSDQYTWLRTFFGFDDYPLPFDDFWNRKPAYFGMRGSLLGRLLADS from the coding sequence ATGCTGCGCGTCCTCCTCCCCATCCCTCTGATCCTCCTCTTGTCTCCCGCGCTGGGGCATGCGGACGACGCGGCGCTCGCGGCGTGCGGAGCGGCAAAGGTCCACGCCATGGCGCGAGCGTGCAGCGACCTGCTCTCGGCCGAGGCACGGTTACTCGCAACGGGAAACGCGGAAGGAAAAGTTCGACGACTCGCGAAGGTGCGTGGCCGAATCGTCGAGACGTGGGCGAAGGCCGAGGCGCAGGCACCGGATTCTCGGTGCGCCACCTTCACCGCGAGCCCTGACGGCGCGGTCGACTTCGTCGATTCTGTGGTGTCGGAGATCCTCTCGTCGGTGCCCGTCGCATCCTGTGGCGCGAAGCTCGGACGCCGCCTGCGCCGACACTGTCGCAACGCGGTCGAGCTGGAAGTGGACGAACTCCTCGCACCGGCGGGCGCGGCCGACGAGCGCACGAAGGTCATCGGAAGAATTCGCACGCTGCTCTCACGGCGGTGGCCGGTCAAGGGCTGCGGGACTGGGCCCGACGCGAACGAGGTTACGCGCGCCTTGTTCCGCCTGGCGGGGGCTGCCGCCGGCCAGGGAACGACGCGGGGCATTCGCGAGCTCGCCGACCAGGTCGGGCTCTCCATAGGCGTCGCAATCGAGCCGGGGGAGGTCGCGACCGATCCGGACTACCAATCGGCGCTTGTTCGTGAGTCCAACTCGCTGACGGCAGAGAACGTGATGAAATGGGGCCCGACGCAGCCCGGACCGACGCAGTTCAGCTTCGCCGGCGCCGACCAGATCATGGCGTTGGCCGACGCGGAGAGGATGCGGGTTCGCGGGCACACCCTCGTGTGGGGGGCGCTCCAGCTCCCGTCATACGTGCAAAACGCATCGACCGCGGCCGAACTGCGCGGCTACATGTCCGACCACATCGCCGGGGTCATCGGCCAATACGCCGGCCGAATCGCGCAGTGGGACGTCGTGAACGAGCCGCTCAGGTCGACGGTCGACCCGGCGACTCCAGACGGGCTGGATGACAACATCTTCACGCAACTCATCGGCCCAGGTTACATAGCCGAGGCGCTTCACCTCGCGCGGGCCGCCGACCCGACCGCCGGGCTCTTCGTGAACGAGAATGGAATCGCGGTTCCGGGCCCCCGTCAAGACCGCTTCTACCAGCTCATCGTCGACCTGCTTGCGGCTGGCGCGCCCCTGGACGGCGTTGGCCTCCAGGCGCACGTGGGCCTGACCCCGCTCTCGGCGTATCCCACCCGAGACGTAGTCGAGACGTCGGTGCGACGCTTCGCGGACCTCGGACTCGACGTCGAGATCACCGAGCTCGACGCGACGGTCCTGTTCCGTCCGCCGGACCTGGCGTTGGCGTTCGCGATCCAGGGGCAGGACTATCGCGCCTACGCGGACGGTTGCTTCGCCGTACCGCGCTGCACCGGAATCACGACCTGGGGCCTGAGTGATCAGTACACGTGGCTCCGGACGTTCTTCGGCTTCGACGACTACCCGCTTCCGTTCGACGACTTCTGGAATCGCAAGCCGGCCTACTTCGGAATGCGCGGCTCGCTTCTCGGACGCCTGCTCGCGGACTCCTGA
- a CDS encoding haloalkane dehalogenase yields the protein MTQRLLVFHSCRHTGMRVLLLALLALAGACGDGSTEPRCPPAELPPGVDLAGATIRYTDDCVPFVRTPDERFANLPDFPFPPHYAEVDGLRMHYVDEGPRDGPVVLMLHGQPTWSYLYRKMIPSLAAAGFRAIAVDHVGMGRSDKPLALDTYRYLRHVEWIKEFMDVVGLEDVTLFCQDWGGLIGLRVVGDRPERFARVVVANTQLPVVPAAFDMRTLFTIPDTIVPDPTVPSQAGCQESRTVCFSRWIRYSLLNPDFRPSLIMRVAVEAEISDAELAAYDAPFPAHVYMAAPRTFPSLVVTVNEEPDNLAARAVFDAWEKPLLTIAGRLDLNLGSDATQGEMRDTVPGAVGQPHHAYPDAGHFLQEDKGADIARRLIEWMRD from the coding sequence ATGACGCAGCGACTTCTTGTGTTCCATTCGTGCCGCCACACAGGCATGCGCGTTCTGCTCCTCGCTCTCCTCGCTCTGGCCGGGGCATGTGGCGATGGTTCGACAGAGCCGCGCTGCCCTCCGGCCGAGCTTCCTCCGGGCGTCGACTTGGCCGGAGCCACGATTCGGTACACCGACGACTGCGTCCCGTTCGTTCGGACGCCCGACGAGCGCTTCGCGAATCTTCCCGACTTCCCGTTTCCGCCGCACTACGCGGAGGTCGACGGTCTGCGGATGCACTACGTCGACGAGGGGCCCCGGGATGGACCGGTGGTCTTGATGCTGCATGGCCAGCCGACGTGGTCGTATCTCTATCGAAAGATGATCCCGTCGCTCGCCGCGGCCGGGTTCCGCGCGATCGCGGTGGACCACGTGGGGATGGGGAGGTCCGACAAGCCGCTTGCGCTCGACACGTATCGGTACCTTCGTCACGTCGAGTGGATCAAGGAGTTCATGGACGTCGTCGGCCTCGAGGACGTCACGCTGTTCTGTCAGGACTGGGGCGGATTGATCGGGCTCCGGGTCGTCGGCGATCGGCCCGAGCGGTTCGCGCGCGTCGTCGTCGCCAACACGCAGCTGCCCGTGGTTCCCGCCGCGTTCGATATGCGGACTCTCTTCACGATTCCCGACACGATCGTTCCCGACCCGACCGTGCCGAGCCAGGCCGGTTGTCAGGAATCGCGGACGGTCTGTTTCAGCCGGTGGATCCGATACTCTCTCTTGAACCCAGACTTCAGGCCCAGCCTCATCATGCGCGTGGCCGTCGAGGCGGAGATCAGCGACGCGGAGCTCGCGGCCTACGATGCCCCGTTCCCGGCGCACGTCTACATGGCCGCGCCGCGCACGTTCCCATCGCTCGTCGTCACGGTAAACGAGGAGCCGGACAACCTCGCCGCCCGCGCCGTCTTCGACGCATGGGAGAAGCCGCTGCTCACGATCGCGGGACGGCTGGACCTGAACCTGGGGAGTGACGCTACCCAGGGGGAGATGCGGGACACCGTGCCCGGTGCCGTCGGCCAGCCTCATCACGCCTACCCCGATGCGGGCCACTTCCTGCAAGAAGACAAGGGCGCCGACATCGCCCGCCGCCTCATCGAGTGGATGCGGGACTAA
- a CDS encoding TetR/AcrR family transcriptional regulator, giving the protein MSQISENTPSGLRERNIEARRQQILNAARALLSRGGLAALSMRKLAEEASLSVNTLYNLWGTREEILRALTLDARDRMKASLPIDASPDDPIEHCRTLTRATVREMCRQHELFRPMILAWLEGEIAGRPSPIEPAAHAVGMLSQVIQNARERGLLDCPMKSEQIAWQIQHGAQFAQVQWALGRIDDAHFEARVLYGVNLAFLGIVHEERRPEIRTKLKGLERKLRMLPVGTAGKTK; this is encoded by the coding sequence GTGTCGCAAATTTCTGAAAATACCCCGTCTGGCCTGCGGGAGCGCAATATCGAAGCGCGTCGCCAGCAAATACTGAACGCGGCGCGCGCCCTGCTCAGTCGGGGTGGCCTCGCCGCGCTCTCGATGCGCAAGCTCGCCGAAGAGGCGTCGCTCAGCGTCAATACGCTCTACAATCTCTGGGGCACGCGCGAAGAGATCCTGCGCGCGCTCACCCTCGACGCTCGGGACCGGATGAAGGCGTCGCTCCCGATCGACGCATCGCCCGACGACCCGATCGAACATTGCCGAACACTGACCCGGGCGACGGTCCGGGAGATGTGCCGCCAGCACGAACTCTTCCGGCCCATGATCCTGGCCTGGCTCGAGGGGGAGATCGCCGGGCGGCCGTCACCGATCGAGCCTGCGGCGCACGCGGTCGGAATGCTCTCGCAAGTCATCCAGAACGCCCGAGAGCGTGGCCTCCTCGACTGCCCAATGAAGTCCGAGCAGATCGCGTGGCAGATCCAACACGGCGCTCAGTTTGCGCAGGTTCAGTGGGCACTCGGCCGCATCGACGATGCTCACTTCGAAGCACGAGTCCTCTACGGCGTGAACCTCGCGTTTCTCGGGATCGTCCACGAAGAACGTCGGCCGGAGATCCGTACCAAGCTCAAGGGCCTCGAGCGGAAGCTCCGGATGTTGCCCGTCGGAACCGCGGGAAAGACCAAATGA
- a CDS encoding haloalkane dehalogenase: protein MTARLVALIALFSCVTAPHAEEIRPGVLRTPEARFVDLEGFPFDAHYMEIGGMRVHYLDEGPRDGEPILLIHGEPTWSYLFRKMIPILVEAGYRVVAPDLVGFGKSDKYADQAAYSYAMQVESMRAFVNRLDLRGVTFFGQDWGGLIGLRVVAAEPARFSRVVVSNTALVSAGGVAGAVGYPLFKALIWWLGPITLEELQTDITFPRWVAYSQNVPDLPIGDVMVMLNDGEEHLRTAYEAPFPDRSYKAAAHIMPYLVPSQLRENEVAWQTVFDKWDKPFLVAFTDEDPLTSAGEAVFLERVPTAQKVTIRGAGHFVQEDAGPELAKLMIDFMQDRPLPTGISVEQD from the coding sequence ATGACCGCACGGTTGGTTGCGCTGATCGCACTCTTCTCATGCGTTACCGCCCCGCACGCCGAGGAGATCAGGCCGGGTGTCCTGCGTACGCCTGAGGCTCGCTTCGTCGATCTTGAAGGGTTCCCCTTCGACGCGCACTACATGGAGATCGGTGGGATGCGCGTCCACTATCTGGACGAAGGCCCGAGGGATGGAGAGCCGATTCTTCTGATCCACGGGGAGCCCACCTGGAGCTACCTCTTCCGCAAGATGATCCCCATCCTGGTCGAGGCCGGCTACCGCGTCGTGGCGCCCGACCTGGTGGGCTTCGGCAAGTCCGACAAGTACGCGGACCAAGCCGCCTACAGCTACGCGATGCAGGTGGAGTCCATGCGCGCGTTCGTGAACCGACTCGACCTTCGCGGAGTGACCTTCTTCGGTCAGGACTGGGGCGGCTTGATCGGCCTGCGCGTGGTTGCCGCCGAGCCGGCCCGATTCTCACGTGTCGTGGTGTCCAACACGGCTCTCGTTTCGGCGGGAGGTGTGGCCGGAGCCGTGGGCTATCCACTCTTCAAGGCCCTGATCTGGTGGCTCGGCCCGATCACGCTCGAGGAGCTGCAGACGGACATCACCTTCCCCCGGTGGGTTGCCTACAGCCAGAACGTTCCGGACCTGCCCATCGGCGATGTCATGGTGATGTTGAACGATGGCGAGGAGCACCTGCGCACAGCTTACGAGGCGCCCTTTCCGGACCGAAGCTACAAGGCGGCCGCGCACATCATGCCCTACCTGGTGCCCTCGCAGCTGCGGGAGAACGAAGTGGCCTGGCAGACGGTGTTCGACAAGTGGGACAAGCCGTTCCTGGTCGCCTTTACCGATGAGGACCCGCTCACCTCGGCAGGCGAGGCGGTTTTTCTCGAGCGCGTCCCCACGGCGCAAAAGGTGACGATCCGTGGCGCGGGCCACTTCGTGCAGGAAGATGCCGGCCCGGAGCTCGCGAAGCTGATGATCGACTTCATGCAGGACCGTCCCTTACCGACGGGAATCTCCGTCGAGCAGGATTGA
- a CDS encoding alpha/beta fold hydrolase, protein MKKRVLISLAILFVAALVFAARITQDGERIVPRGDGTVALDAGDFEAFPLPDYAAKYLPDGYESYFVEVEPGIKVHVLEVGSGLPLLLQHGNPTSGFLYRKVVEQLPTDRVRVILPTLVGLGFSSKVPASEHTLDNHIGWIHGVLEQLQLTEVVFAGQDWGGPIGMGALARSPHLLKGIVVLNTFFDAVAEEGDLSPGHAIARRPVVGELLIETLGLIFRNLPNTQGDPESLPADVLDLYRRPVVASGNGKAPLAMMRMVPDGPDHPTTRAMRVIEQYVRGLKLPAEIVWGAKDPILAGQLPAMRRHFPDAPITETEAGHFLQEEVPVEIAAALMRVGDQVRLEGLQEQERVEN, encoded by the coding sequence TTGAAGAAGCGAGTTCTGATTTCTCTGGCGATCCTCTTCGTCGCCGCGCTCGTCTTCGCAGCCAGGATCACGCAGGACGGCGAGCGTATCGTTCCACGGGGAGATGGAACCGTCGCGTTGGATGCCGGCGACTTCGAAGCCTTCCCACTGCCGGACTACGCGGCGAAGTACTTGCCCGACGGATACGAGAGCTACTTCGTCGAGGTGGAACCGGGGATCAAGGTGCACGTCCTCGAAGTGGGATCCGGCCTCCCCCTACTCCTCCAGCACGGCAACCCGACCTCGGGCTTCCTCTACCGAAAGGTGGTGGAACAGCTGCCGACCGATCGAGTCCGCGTCATCCTGCCGACGTTGGTCGGCCTGGGGTTCTCGAGCAAGGTCCCGGCGAGCGAGCACACGCTCGACAATCACATCGGCTGGATTCACGGCGTCCTCGAGCAGTTGCAGTTGACCGAGGTCGTCTTCGCGGGACAGGACTGGGGTGGGCCCATCGGCATGGGGGCTCTCGCGCGCTCGCCCCATCTTCTGAAGGGGATCGTCGTGCTGAACACCTTCTTCGATGCCGTAGCCGAAGAGGGAGACCTCTCTCCTGGCCATGCCATCGCCAGGAGGCCGGTCGTCGGCGAACTCCTCATCGAGACCCTTGGTCTGATCTTCAGAAACCTCCCGAACACTCAGGGCGATCCCGAGTCCCTTCCGGCCGATGTCTTGGACCTGTACCGCAGGCCCGTCGTCGCGAGCGGCAATGGCAAGGCACCGCTCGCGATGATGCGCATGGTGCCCGACGGGCCAGATCACCCGACCACACGGGCGATGAGGGTGATCGAACAGTACGTCCGCGGCTTGAAGCTTCCTGCGGAGATCGTGTGGGGAGCGAAGGACCCGATTCTGGCTGGGCAACTGCCTGCCATGAGGCGGCATTTCCCCGATGCTCCGATCACCGAAACGGAAGCTGGCCACTTCCTCCAAGAAGAGGTACCGGTCGAAATCGCCGCGGCCCTGATGCGAGTCGGGGATCAGGTTCGCCTCGAGGGCCTGCAGGAACAGGAAAGGGTAGAGAATTGA
- a CDS encoding type II toxin-antitoxin system RelE/ParE family toxin, whose amino-acid sequence MKSVAFHPDAESEFLEAVRYYSQQADGLGSDFLSAVRTAIERVAEFPDSGRPFGERLRRVIVRGFPYAVIYRAEGDDLVVIAVAHLRRRPGYWRLRD is encoded by the coding sequence TTGAAGAGCGTCGCATTCCATCCGGATGCGGAGTCGGAGTTCCTCGAAGCCGTCCGCTACTACTCGCAGCAGGCGGACGGGCTTGGTTCCGATTTCCTTTCCGCGGTTCGGACGGCGATCGAGCGGGTCGCCGAGTTCCCCGACAGCGGCCGACCGTTCGGCGAGCGGCTGAGAAGGGTCATCGTGCGCGGCTTTCCGTATGCCGTGATCTACCGCGCAGAGGGAGATGATCTGGTCGTGATCGCCGTCGCACACCTCCGACGTCGTCCAGGCTACTGGAGGCTCCGCGACTAG
- a CDS encoding addiction module protein, translated as MADPLRKLQDDALKLPVRARARLAETLIASLDEEPDVAADRLWLEEAERRLDELDSAKVGSVPAADVFEKASQATR; from the coding sequence GTGGCGGACCCCCTTCGCAAGCTACAGGATGACGCACTGAAGCTCCCCGTGAGGGCTCGCGCGAGATTGGCGGAAACGCTCATCGCCAGCCTGGACGAAGAGCCCGACGTTGCGGCTGATCGGCTCTGGCTGGAAGAGGCGGAGCGCAGACTCGACGAACTCGATTCTGCGAAAGTGGGGAGCGTTCCTGCTGCGGACGTCTTCGAGAAGGCCAGCCAAGCGACCCGTTGA